A genome region from Bradyrhizobium sp. WSM1417 includes the following:
- a CDS encoding DUF1236 domain-containing protein has product MKKLFLLSAAAVLVSTGAFAQSTVVTTTGTGHAATVQIEPQYRTKIKSYVTEHRIRPVTTKEKIVVGAAVPSDVELEAVPADWGPSLTKYRYVYSGDRVMLVDPGSRTVVQEID; this is encoded by the coding sequence ATGAAGAAGTTGTTCCTGCTTTCCGCCGCGGCGGTCCTGGTTTCGACCGGTGCTTTCGCGCAATCGACCGTCGTGACGACGACCGGAACCGGTCACGCGGCGACCGTTCAGATCGAGCCGCAATACCGAACCAAGATCAAATCCTACGTCACCGAGCACCGCATTCGCCCGGTGACGACGAAGGAAAAGATCGTTGTCGGCGCGGCCGTGCCGAGCGACGTCGAGCTCGAGGCCGTTCCCGCAGACTGGGGTCCGTCGCTGACCAAGTATCGCTACGTCTACTCCGGCGATCGCGTGATGCTCGTCGAT
- a CDS encoding TRAP transporter substrate-binding protein codes for MKRRSFLAGLGATTTAAAIGMPSIIRAQSPITLNGAVQFNDDHAFNRALLRFEELVKKYYGKPVNFTLHRNSSLGLEKQYFEYMSQGKAVDYGIVSPAHMSTFAKAAPFIDAPFVFKGIEHMNKVVEANILAPIADEVAAKAEVVLIGYSGGGIRNIFANKPLKTLADLRGLKVRVQGAPIWSKTFAAVGMSPTVIAYNEIYNAIQNGVISAGENEAAGVEAMKFYEVAPHLNLTQHAVSIRPICFSVKTLKTLPKDLQDAIMKAGKEAGDYGRQLESSEEVVKLDTLEKAGKLKRVPFEERDAMKKLADPVMATYAKEIGAEGIFEKINVV; via the coding sequence ATGAAGCGAAGATCATTTCTCGCTGGGCTCGGTGCGACCACTACAGCGGCTGCGATTGGCATGCCGTCGATCATCCGGGCGCAGTCGCCGATCACGCTGAACGGCGCGGTCCAGTTCAATGACGACCACGCCTTCAACCGGGCACTGCTCAGGTTCGAAGAGCTGGTGAAGAAGTATTACGGCAAGCCCGTCAACTTCACGCTGCACAGGAATTCCTCGCTCGGCCTCGAAAAGCAGTATTTCGAGTACATGTCGCAGGGCAAAGCCGTCGATTACGGCATCGTCTCGCCGGCTCACATGTCGACCTTCGCCAAGGCGGCCCCGTTCATCGACGCGCCCTTCGTGTTCAAGGGCATCGAGCACATGAACAAGGTCGTCGAAGCCAATATCCTGGCGCCGATCGCTGACGAAGTCGCGGCCAAGGCCGAGGTCGTTCTGATCGGCTATTCCGGCGGTGGCATCCGCAACATTTTTGCCAACAAGCCGCTCAAGACTCTTGCCGACCTTAGGGGACTCAAGGTGCGCGTGCAGGGCGCGCCGATCTGGTCGAAGACCTTTGCGGCCGTGGGCATGAGCCCGACGGTGATCGCCTATAACGAGATCTACAACGCGATCCAGAACGGCGTGATATCGGCCGGCGAGAACGAGGCGGCCGGCGTCGAGGCGATGAAGTTCTACGAAGTGGCCCCGCATCTCAACCTGACCCAGCACGCCGTGTCGATCCGGCCGATCTGCTTCTCGGTGAAGACGCTGAAGACCTTACCCAAGGACTTGCAGGACGCGATCATGAAGGCCGGCAAGGAGGCCGGCGATTATGGCCGACAACTGGAGTCGAGCGAGGAGGTCGTCAAGCTCGACACGCTGGAGAAGGCCGGCAAGCTCAAGCGCGTTCCCTTCGAGGAGCGGGACGCCATGAAGAAGCTCGCCGACCCCGTGATGGCCACCTACGCCAAGGAAATCGGCGCGGAAGGCATTTTCGAGAAGATCAACGTCGTCTGA
- a CDS encoding TRAP transporter small permease → MTEITMPPNPSLWRRATAAYAKLLEILLAASVGLLVIPVTLQIISRYTPLIPSYIWTEEMARFMFIWTIMIGAMVGIRESQHFEVDVWPDLSRRSEAMVRILARLGVLALALVFVSAGTEFTRFAWNRTSELADLPLWLIHVAWPVAGVTWIVFAGEQIVDEMRILVGANQ, encoded by the coding sequence ATGACCGAAATAACGATGCCACCGAACCCGTCGCTATGGCGCCGAGCAACGGCGGCTTATGCAAAACTGTTGGAAATCCTGCTCGCCGCCTCTGTCGGCCTTCTGGTCATTCCGGTCACGTTGCAGATCATCTCGCGCTACACGCCTTTGATTCCGTCCTACATCTGGACCGAGGAAATGGCACGGTTCATGTTCATCTGGACGATCATGATCGGCGCCATGGTCGGCATCAGAGAGTCGCAGCATTTTGAAGTCGACGTCTGGCCTGACCTGTCACGCCGAAGCGAAGCCATGGTGCGGATTCTCGCGCGGCTCGGCGTGCTGGCGCTGGCGCTCGTGTTCGTATCCGCCGGCACCGAGTTTACCCGTTTTGCCTGGAACAGAACTTCGGAGCTCGCCGACCTGCCGCTTTGGCTGATCCACGTCGCCTGGCCGGTTGCCGGCGTGACCTGGATCGTGTTCGCCGGTGAACAGATCGTCGACGAGATGCGGATTCTGGTTGGGGCAAATCAATGA